A portion of the Juglans microcarpa x Juglans regia isolate MS1-56 chromosome 1D, Jm3101_v1.0, whole genome shotgun sequence genome contains these proteins:
- the LOC121257789 gene encoding MMS19 nucleotide excision repair protein homolog isoform X1: MAESSRLGQSIDSFVDSSCSLTQQAASLDTITSLVKNGVLSVEGLVREMEMYLTTTDNIIRARGILLLGEVLACLVSKPLENATIHSLIGFFTDRLADWKCLRGALVGCLALMRRKLDAGMVTDTDAKAVAHSFLQNLQVQSLGQHDRKLCFELLECLLECYPDSVAPLGDELVYGICEAVDSEKDPQCLMLTFRIIELLARLFPDQSGPLASFAGDLFEILGCYFPIHFTHPKAEDLGIKRDDLSEALMLAFSSTPFFEPFAIPLLLEKLSSSLPFAKVDSLKYLSSCTLKYGAERMLKHAGAIWLAIKDAIYNSIQEPALSFTSESLVGLGFQENEIAKEALTLLQRVIVQSDSLYLSLIVKDEDINMILNTITSYESYNDIYSQGRLKLHVVGRFLSISARSSIASCNRVFESFFPRLMEILGLPVKNLSGDHSPIVSSLISKRLNFGALYLCIELLASYRDLTAGSKEIASKSISASETCYCMLQSYSNLLTKAFCSTLVTSPQDADIYFGVKGLQILATFPGYVSPMLISEFESILITFMSIITLHFKKTLLWKLSLKALVNIGSFIDEYHESEKVSSYMGVVVEKIISLVSLDDFTMPFPLKLEAISGIGASGLNYMLKIVRGLEEAIYTNLSEFYAHENMKSPEITIRLLECYSNKVLPRIHENGSFDEVLLRFPVNVWSQIESHVDFSIQVQEMELLDATMTAMRHAVAFCSVESQNKIIQKAYSVLSSSTFFPLKEFTSLTIQFQLGGLQLAQKIDNLSYRDEWILSLFASVVIAARPQTPIPNLKEILQLFMTTLLKGSVPAAQALGSIVNKLGKESNELKISSDCTLEEALETIFQTKLWNSHDNGALMKSSGTNNGSEMSFADSCLGMVNNNLPQIHAIAGLSWIGKGLLLRGHEKVKDVTMIFLEFLLENNKADAFPLKQNSLESSSERDLHPSVIKSAADAFHILMSDSEVCLNRKFHAVIRPLYKQRFFSTMMPILQPLIMKNDSSLSRSMLCRAFAHIISDTPLTPILSEAKKLIPIILDCLSMLNKDIQDKDILYSLLLVLSGILTDKNGQEAVIENVHHVINNLTKLIAYPHMMLVRETAIQCLVAMSELPHARIYPMRIQVLRAISNALNDPKRAIRQEAVRCRQAWASIASRSLHF, encoded by the exons ATGGCAGAATCGTCTCGGTTGGGTCAGTCCATTGACTCCTTCGTCGACTCGTCTTGTTCCCTTACGCAGCAG GCTGCTAGCTTGGACACAATCACTTCTCTTGTGAAGAATGGTGTATTATCTGTGGAAGGACTG GTCAGAGAGATGGAGATGTATTTGACCACAACTGATAACATCATTCGTGCTAGAG GTATCCTTCTTCTTGGAGAAGTACTCGCATGTCTTGTATCAAAGCCGTTAGAGAATGCTACTATACATAGCTTGATAGGTTTCTTCACCGACAGATTG GCAGATTGGAAATGTTTACGTGGTGCACTAGTTGGTTGCTTGGCACTGATGAGGAGGAAACTTGACGCTGGGATGGTCACTGACACCGATGCAAAAGCAGTTGCCCACTCTTTTTTACAGAACCTACAAGTGCAGTCTTTAGGACAgcatgataggaag CTTTGCTTTGAACTTCTGGAGTGCCTGTTAGAATGCTACCCCGATTCAGTTGCTCCACTG GGTGATGAGCTTGTTTATGGAATCTGTGAAGCTGTTGACTCAGAAAAGGATCCTCAATGCTTAATGCTGACATTTCGCATCATTGAATTACTGGCACGACTATTTCCAGATCAATCTGGTCCACTTGCTAGTTTTGCTGGGGATCTCTTTGAAATTCTGGGCTGTTATTTTCCTATTCATTTTACACAT CCAAAAGCAGAGGATCTTGGTATCAAAAGAGATGACCTATCAGAGGCACTAATG TTAGCATTCTCCTCCACACCCTTTTTTGAGCCATTTGCCATTCCATTGCTTCTTGAaaaactttcttcttctctacCATTTGCAAAG GTTGATTCTCTAAAGTATCTCAGCAGTTGCACATTGAAGTATGGAGCAGAGAGAATGTTAAAACATGCTGGAGCTATCTGGTTGgcaattaaagatgcaatatATAATTCAATACAAGAGCCGGCTTTATCCTTTACTTCAGAATCACTAGTTGGTCTTGGCTTTCAGGAGAATGAAATTGCTAAAGAAGCTTTAACACTTCTCCAGCGGGTTATTGTGCAAAGTGATAGTTTGTATTTAAGTTTGATTGTTAAAGATGAAGatataaatatgattttgaaCACCATCACCAGTTACGAGAGTTATAATGATATTTACTCGCAAGGCAGGCTGAAATTACATGTAGTTGGTCGTTTCCTCTCTATTTCTGCAAGGAGTTCCATTGCTTCCTGCAATAGAGTGTTTGAAAGTTTCTTCCCGCGATTGATGGAAATTCTTGGGCTTCCTGTAAAAAACTTGTCCGGGGATCACTCACCAATTGTCAGTTCTTTAATCTCCAAAAGACTTAATTTTGGAGCTCTTTATCTCTGCATTGAGCTTCTTGCATCATACAGAGATTTGACTGCAGGCTCCAAGGAAATTGCTTCCAAATCCATTTCTGCAAGTGAGACATGCTACTGCATGCTTCAGAGCtattcaaatttattaactAAGGCCTTTTGTTCTACCTTGGTGACTAGTCCTCAAGATGCAGATATTTATTTTGGAG TGAAGGGTTTGCAGATTCTGGCTACTTTCCCAGGATATGTTTCTCCAATGCTGATATCTGAGTTTGAGAGTATTTTGATCACATTCATGTCAATTATCACCCTGCATTTCAAGAAGACATTATTATGGAAGTTGTCATTGAAGGCGTTGGTGAATATTGGCTCATTTATTGATGAATATCATGAGTCTGAGAAGGTTTCAAGCTACATGGGTGTTGTAGTTGAAAAGATTATTTCCTTGGTGTCTCTTGATGATTTTACCATGCCTTTTCCACTCAAACTGGAAGCAATATCTGGCATTGGCGCAAGTGGACTGAATTATATGCTGAAAATTGTCCGAGGATTGGAAGAAGCTATATACACCAATTTATCTGAGTTTTAT GCACATGAAAATATGAAGTCACCTGAAATCACCATCCGGCTCTTGGAATGCTACTCTAATAAGGTGCTTCCACG GATCCATGAAAATGGAAGTTTTGATGAAGTTTTGTTGCGCTTCCCTGTTAATGTATGGAGCCAAATTGAAAGTCATGTTGATTTTAGTATTCAAGTCCAAGAAATG GAGCTTCTTGATGCAACAATGACTGCAATGAGGCATGCTGTTGCATTTTGTTCAGTGGAaagccaaaacaaaataatccaGAAAGCTTACAGTGTTCTTTCATCAAGCACTTTTTTTCCACTGAAGGAATTCACGTCCCTAACCATTCAATTTCAACTGGGTGGGCTACAGCTTGCTCAGAAGATAGACAATTTGTCCTATAGAGATGAATGGATTCTTTCATTATTTGCATCTGTAGTTATAGCAGCTCGTCCTCAAACTCCCATTCCAAATCTTAAAGAAATATTGCAATTATTTATGACTACACTTCTCAAGGGTTCTGTTCCAGCAGCTCAGGCATTGGGTTCCATAGTCAACAAATTGGGTAAAGAGTCCAATGAGTTAAAGATTTCAAGTGACTGTACCTTGGAAGAAGCTCTAGAAACCATTTTTCAAACTAAGTTATGGAATTCTCATGATAATGGTGCTTTAATGAAATCTAGTGGAACAAATAATGGAAGTGAAATGAGCTTTGCTGATTCATGCCTTGGTATGGTGAACAATAATTTGCCCCAGATACATGCCATTGCTGGACTATCATGGATTGGAAAAGGTTTGCTTCTGAGAGGTCATGAAAAGGTTAAAGATGTAACTATGATTTTTCTGGAGTTTTTACTCGAAAATAACAAAGCAGATGCTTTTCCATTAAAGCAGAACTCACTAGAGAGCAGTAGTGAGCGGGATTTGCATCCTTCTGTGATAAAAAGTGCGGCGGATGCATTTCATATTCTAATGAGTGATTCTGAAGTTTGTTTGAACCGAAAATTTCATGCAGTGATACgaccactctataagcaacgtTTTTTCTCGACCATGATGCCCATTTTGCAGCCTTtgataatgaaaaatgattcatCACTTTCCAG ATCTATGCTGTGCCGGGCTTTTGCACATATCATATCTGATACTCCACTAACTCCTATCCTGAGTGAAGCCAAGAAG CTTATACCTATCATTCTGGATTGCTTGTCCATGCTGAACAAGGATATTCAGGATAAAGATATATTGTACAGTCTCCTGCTAGTCTTATCTGGGATATTGACGGATAAAAATG
- the LOC121257789 gene encoding MMS19 nucleotide excision repair protein homolog isoform X2, giving the protein MRRKLDAGMVTDTDAKAVAHSFLQNLQVQSLGQHDRKLCFELLECLLECYPDSVAPLGDELVYGICEAVDSEKDPQCLMLTFRIIELLARLFPDQSGPLASFAGDLFEILGCYFPIHFTHPKAEDLGIKRDDLSEALMLAFSSTPFFEPFAIPLLLEKLSSSLPFAKVDSLKYLSSCTLKYGAERMLKHAGAIWLAIKDAIYNSIQEPALSFTSESLVGLGFQENEIAKEALTLLQRVIVQSDSLYLSLIVKDEDINMILNTITSYESYNDIYSQGRLKLHVVGRFLSISARSSIASCNRVFESFFPRLMEILGLPVKNLSGDHSPIVSSLISKRLNFGALYLCIELLASYRDLTAGSKEIASKSISASETCYCMLQSYSNLLTKAFCSTLVTSPQDADIYFGVKGLQILATFPGYVSPMLISEFESILITFMSIITLHFKKTLLWKLSLKALVNIGSFIDEYHESEKVSSYMGVVVEKIISLVSLDDFTMPFPLKLEAISGIGASGLNYMLKIVRGLEEAIYTNLSEFYAHENMKSPEITIRLLECYSNKVLPRIHENGSFDEVLLRFPVNVWSQIESHVDFSIQVQEMELLDATMTAMRHAVAFCSVESQNKIIQKAYSVLSSSTFFPLKEFTSLTIQFQLGGLQLAQKIDNLSYRDEWILSLFASVVIAARPQTPIPNLKEILQLFMTTLLKGSVPAAQALGSIVNKLGKESNELKISSDCTLEEALETIFQTKLWNSHDNGALMKSSGTNNGSEMSFADSCLGMVNNNLPQIHAIAGLSWIGKGLLLRGHEKVKDVTMIFLEFLLENNKADAFPLKQNSLESSSERDLHPSVIKSAADAFHILMSDSEVCLNRKFHAVIRPLYKQRFFSTMMPILQPLIMKNDSSLSRSMLCRAFAHIISDTPLTPILSEAKKLIPIILDCLSMLNKDIQDKDILYSLLLVLSGILTDKNGQEAVIENVHHVINNLTKLIAYPHMMLVRETAIQCLVAMSELPHARIYPMRIQVLRAISNALNDPKRAIRQEAVRCRQAWASIASRSLHF; this is encoded by the exons ATGAGGAGGAAACTTGACGCTGGGATGGTCACTGACACCGATGCAAAAGCAGTTGCCCACTCTTTTTTACAGAACCTACAAGTGCAGTCTTTAGGACAgcatgataggaag CTTTGCTTTGAACTTCTGGAGTGCCTGTTAGAATGCTACCCCGATTCAGTTGCTCCACTG GGTGATGAGCTTGTTTATGGAATCTGTGAAGCTGTTGACTCAGAAAAGGATCCTCAATGCTTAATGCTGACATTTCGCATCATTGAATTACTGGCACGACTATTTCCAGATCAATCTGGTCCACTTGCTAGTTTTGCTGGGGATCTCTTTGAAATTCTGGGCTGTTATTTTCCTATTCATTTTACACAT CCAAAAGCAGAGGATCTTGGTATCAAAAGAGATGACCTATCAGAGGCACTAATG TTAGCATTCTCCTCCACACCCTTTTTTGAGCCATTTGCCATTCCATTGCTTCTTGAaaaactttcttcttctctacCATTTGCAAAG GTTGATTCTCTAAAGTATCTCAGCAGTTGCACATTGAAGTATGGAGCAGAGAGAATGTTAAAACATGCTGGAGCTATCTGGTTGgcaattaaagatgcaatatATAATTCAATACAAGAGCCGGCTTTATCCTTTACTTCAGAATCACTAGTTGGTCTTGGCTTTCAGGAGAATGAAATTGCTAAAGAAGCTTTAACACTTCTCCAGCGGGTTATTGTGCAAAGTGATAGTTTGTATTTAAGTTTGATTGTTAAAGATGAAGatataaatatgattttgaaCACCATCACCAGTTACGAGAGTTATAATGATATTTACTCGCAAGGCAGGCTGAAATTACATGTAGTTGGTCGTTTCCTCTCTATTTCTGCAAGGAGTTCCATTGCTTCCTGCAATAGAGTGTTTGAAAGTTTCTTCCCGCGATTGATGGAAATTCTTGGGCTTCCTGTAAAAAACTTGTCCGGGGATCACTCACCAATTGTCAGTTCTTTAATCTCCAAAAGACTTAATTTTGGAGCTCTTTATCTCTGCATTGAGCTTCTTGCATCATACAGAGATTTGACTGCAGGCTCCAAGGAAATTGCTTCCAAATCCATTTCTGCAAGTGAGACATGCTACTGCATGCTTCAGAGCtattcaaatttattaactAAGGCCTTTTGTTCTACCTTGGTGACTAGTCCTCAAGATGCAGATATTTATTTTGGAG TGAAGGGTTTGCAGATTCTGGCTACTTTCCCAGGATATGTTTCTCCAATGCTGATATCTGAGTTTGAGAGTATTTTGATCACATTCATGTCAATTATCACCCTGCATTTCAAGAAGACATTATTATGGAAGTTGTCATTGAAGGCGTTGGTGAATATTGGCTCATTTATTGATGAATATCATGAGTCTGAGAAGGTTTCAAGCTACATGGGTGTTGTAGTTGAAAAGATTATTTCCTTGGTGTCTCTTGATGATTTTACCATGCCTTTTCCACTCAAACTGGAAGCAATATCTGGCATTGGCGCAAGTGGACTGAATTATATGCTGAAAATTGTCCGAGGATTGGAAGAAGCTATATACACCAATTTATCTGAGTTTTAT GCACATGAAAATATGAAGTCACCTGAAATCACCATCCGGCTCTTGGAATGCTACTCTAATAAGGTGCTTCCACG GATCCATGAAAATGGAAGTTTTGATGAAGTTTTGTTGCGCTTCCCTGTTAATGTATGGAGCCAAATTGAAAGTCATGTTGATTTTAGTATTCAAGTCCAAGAAATG GAGCTTCTTGATGCAACAATGACTGCAATGAGGCATGCTGTTGCATTTTGTTCAGTGGAaagccaaaacaaaataatccaGAAAGCTTACAGTGTTCTTTCATCAAGCACTTTTTTTCCACTGAAGGAATTCACGTCCCTAACCATTCAATTTCAACTGGGTGGGCTACAGCTTGCTCAGAAGATAGACAATTTGTCCTATAGAGATGAATGGATTCTTTCATTATTTGCATCTGTAGTTATAGCAGCTCGTCCTCAAACTCCCATTCCAAATCTTAAAGAAATATTGCAATTATTTATGACTACACTTCTCAAGGGTTCTGTTCCAGCAGCTCAGGCATTGGGTTCCATAGTCAACAAATTGGGTAAAGAGTCCAATGAGTTAAAGATTTCAAGTGACTGTACCTTGGAAGAAGCTCTAGAAACCATTTTTCAAACTAAGTTATGGAATTCTCATGATAATGGTGCTTTAATGAAATCTAGTGGAACAAATAATGGAAGTGAAATGAGCTTTGCTGATTCATGCCTTGGTATGGTGAACAATAATTTGCCCCAGATACATGCCATTGCTGGACTATCATGGATTGGAAAAGGTTTGCTTCTGAGAGGTCATGAAAAGGTTAAAGATGTAACTATGATTTTTCTGGAGTTTTTACTCGAAAATAACAAAGCAGATGCTTTTCCATTAAAGCAGAACTCACTAGAGAGCAGTAGTGAGCGGGATTTGCATCCTTCTGTGATAAAAAGTGCGGCGGATGCATTTCATATTCTAATGAGTGATTCTGAAGTTTGTTTGAACCGAAAATTTCATGCAGTGATACgaccactctataagcaacgtTTTTTCTCGACCATGATGCCCATTTTGCAGCCTTtgataatgaaaaatgattcatCACTTTCCAG ATCTATGCTGTGCCGGGCTTTTGCACATATCATATCTGATACTCCACTAACTCCTATCCTGAGTGAAGCCAAGAAG CTTATACCTATCATTCTGGATTGCTTGTCCATGCTGAACAAGGATATTCAGGATAAAGATATATTGTACAGTCTCCTGCTAGTCTTATCTGGGATATTGACGGATAAAAATG